In a genomic window of Desulfosporosinus sp. Sb-LF:
- a CDS encoding MarR family transcriptional regulator translates to MVDLLQNKTEKPKRILDLFRAIRKNLRDLIVKNNKQHNLTESKLLLVSELKLTPFITLHELSDRLSLSKGTVSGIVSELEDQGIVIREIPKDNRRIVKLSLSSDYADTMNIGLEFFDKLIENANPEDIDCIIKGLEKFCELFESNQK, encoded by the coding sequence ATGGTGGATTTACTTCAGAACAAAACAGAAAAGCCTAAGCGAATATTGGATTTGTTCCGCGCTATTAGGAAGAACTTAAGGGATTTAATCGTAAAAAACAATAAGCAGCATAATCTCACAGAATCTAAGTTATTACTCGTTTCTGAATTAAAGTTGACCCCATTCATTACTTTACATGAACTAAGTGATCGGTTATCCTTATCAAAGGGGACAGTTAGTGGTATTGTCAGTGAATTAGAGGATCAAGGAATTGTTATACGTGAAATACCAAAAGATAATCGGAGAATTGTCAAATTATCATTATCCTCTGATTATGCCGACACAATGAATATTGGTCTGGAATTCTTTGATAAATTAATTGAAAATGCTAATCCAGAAGATATTGACTGCATTATTAAGGGTTTGGAAAAGTTTTGTGAATTATTCGAAAGTAATCAAAAATAG